The Moorena producens PAL-8-15-08-1 genomic interval CACTATCAAATAATTAGTGTGGGTTGGGAAGAGCATCGCCGCGTCTATGGCTGCTTGATTCACATTGATATTATCAACGATAAAATTTGGATTCAATACGATGGGACGGAATATGGTGTGGCAAATGAGCTGACTGATGTGGGAATTCCTAAGTCTGACATTGTATTAGCCTTTCATACTCCGTTCATGCGTCAGTATAGTGATTTTGCAGTGGGTTGAAGGGAGTAGGGACTTCGGAGCAGGGAGTAGCTAAGAGGCAAGAGGCAAGAGGCAAGAGGCAAGAGGTAACGCTGAGCTGATTCCCCAGCTCCCCACACTTTCCACACTTGCGAAGACCATTGCACTGGCCGCCACTTCCGACACTATTGCCTATTGCTAGCATGCCTATTGCTAGCATGCCTACTCCCTGCTCCCTTCTAATTGCTATACTCAAAGGGTTGGCTCTGACAGGAACCGTGATCATGTACCAAATTCACGTGAAAGAAGCTGAGGCTAAACTCGCGGAACTACTTGAAGCAGCAGCAACAGGAGAAGAGGTTGTCATCCTCGGTAATGATGGGAAATCCTTTAGAATTGTGCCAATGATGGCAGTACAAGCAACCCCTAAGTTTGGTAGCGCTAAGGGGTTAGTGAAAATGTCAGAGGATTTTGATGAGCCATTGGAAGATTTTGTAGAATACGCTCCATGAAGCTCCTACTCGACACTCATACATTTTTGTGGTTTATTGAGGGCAGCCTCAATCTCAGTGACCTTGCCAGAAACGTGATCGAAGACCAAGGGAACCAGAGATTTTTGAGTGTTGCGAGTCTCTGGGAGATTTCCATCAAGGTTAGTATGAACAAGTTGCAACTTCGTATGCCTTTTACTGAGTTGGTTAAGCGCGAAGTTTACGGAAATGCCATGGAATTGTTGGAAATAAAACCAGAACATTTGGATGAATTAGCAAAGCTGTTTTTTCACCACAAAGATCCATTCGATCGGCTGATCATTGCTCAAAGTTTAGCAGAGGGCATGGCTGTGATCACGAAAGATAAAGCATTTGAAAGTTATCCGATTACTATCTTATGGTGAAAGGATATATAGAATTTATCATAGTAATAAAGTATACAGGATTTATTACCTGCTCCCTGCTCCGAAGTCCCTGCTCCCTACTCCCTACTCCCTACTCCCTATTTCCCTTCGATACCGAGCACGTGCTGGTGTCCCCCAGCATACTTGCTGCTCTGGGATATTACTAAACACACTGCTGCGAGCACCAATGACGGCATTGGCTCCAATCTCGACACCGGGCGCAACGAAGCAATCGGTGGCAATCCAGGCTCCGTTACCAACATGAATCTCAGCTGTGATTAACCCAAATCTTGGGTCTTTGATATCGTGACTACCGGTACAGAGGTAACATTTTTGGGAAATAATGCAGTGACTACCAATACGAATCCGATCGATGCTGTAGAACACTACATCATCCCCAATCCAACTGTAGTCACCAATTTCTACTTTCCAGGGATAAGTAAAACGAGCAGTCGGTCGAATGACGACATTCTTACCAATCTTGGCTCCAAATAATTGCAGCAGCCATCGGCGAAAACCATTGAAGTTATGAAGACTTAAGGGAAATGCGATCGCTTGCACCAACCACCAGATTAAGACTAACCAACTGGGACGCCCTCGGTCAAATTGAGATGAGTCGTATTTGCTTAAATCAACTAAGGGGGCTAATTCTAAGGCTGGTGGTTTACTTAAGTCAGTAGTCATATTTTTAGGGAGTAGGGAGTAGGGAGTAGGGAGCAGGGAAGAGGTAAAAGGGAGCAGGGAGCAGGGAGCAGAGGGACTTTTGGCAAATTTATATAGGTTAGTATTGTGAGTAGGGAAAAGGGAGCTGAGGCCGTAGGCCACGCGGGGCGCGTTCGGAGCAGGAAAGAGGGAAGAGGTAAGAGGTAAGAGGGACAAAATAATGTGTACTTCATAGCTATGATCAAGGCTATATAGCAACACAAATAAACCTCCCTGCTCCCTACTCCCTGCTCCCTGCTCCCTATTCCCTAAAAACATCTACCTCACCCAAATAATAATTGCCATCAATGTCAAACATTAATAATTTTAAAGACTTACTAATTTGGCAAAAAGCCATGGATATAGCCGAAAAGTGTTATTTATTAACTAAATTTTTTCCGAAAGATGAATTATACGGTATGGTTCAACAAATTAGGAGAGCTGCGGTATCTATTCCAGCAAATATATCAGAGGGATATGGGAGAAGGTCAACCCCTGAGTACATCAGATTTCTTAATATTGCCCAAGGGTCAATTAATGAATTAGAAACACATCTTATTTTATCCTCTAGAGTAGGACTATCTAAGCAAGACGATATAGAATTGATTGTTTCTTTACTCAAAGAGGAAAGTCGAATGATTATTGCTCTGATTAGAAAGCTAGAGCAATTGTAGGGAGTAGGGAATAGGGAGTAGGGAGTAGGGAGTAGGAAAGAGGGAGTAGGGAGCAGGGAGCAGGGAGTAGGGGTAAGAAAATTTTAGGGTTCTTCAGTACCTGCTATGCTAAATTTCAAGTTAAAAAAATCAAAAAGCTTACTCTACAAGCGATGCAGAGGTGCGTTTGACCCATTAAGAATTTAATTCTTAATGGGTCAAACGCACCATTACGGTCTTGGGGGTTTCCCCCATGAGCGACTGCATCAAGACAGGGTTTTGAGGCTATTTAATTAACAATAATTTCTAAATACTGCCTCTTTCCACTGCTCCGTGCGCGTAGCGTGGCCTACGGCCTCAGTCCCTGCTCCCTGCTCCCTGCTCCCTGCTCCCTGCTCCCGATTCCCGACTCCCTCCAAGAGTCAGGCTCTCAAATAATATTGAAGACTCGCTCCAGTACGACCAGTGACAATCCAGACTACCGAGCGCCCGACATCCCGTAGCACTCGCAGCCAGGATTCCTCAGGCCGCTGGGAGGGAATGGCCACAGGGGTGAAGGCAATACCGTGACTGCCGAAAACAAAGAAGGCGATCGCAATCGACCGACGCATGTGAAAGTCTGAGGTGATTAGATAGACATGGTGGATGTGATGGGTTTGGAAATCTTGAACCAGGGAGGTAAAGTTGGTGACCGTATCGATAGCACGCCGATCAAGATGTACTCGCTGATCAGGAATACCTGCTTCCTTAAAGACCTTTTGGGCTTGTGGGGTAGCCACTCCAGAAGAGACCCAAATATCAAGGTTAGGATGTTGCTGAGCAAACTCAGCTGTAAATGTTTCCCGTGCGATACCACCACCGAGGGTGAGAATCAACTGGGGGGTGGGGGATTGGAGATGGGCCAGCCCTAGGCGAATGGGAATGAAGGTAAGAGTAATAAATAGGATGGTGAGGGTAAATGCTACCCGGATTTTGCTTAGGGTTTTGCGAGGGTAGCTAAAGCGGGGTTTATTGATGAAAGGTCGGCGTGATGATAGTTTTCCTTTCATGGGTAGAATACAATGATTTTCCCGTAGGGTTATGTTGTAGGGAGCAGCGAGTGGGGAAGAGAATTGAGATGTACCTGACTAAACTAGGAAACGCTAATACCGCATTTCTGAAATATTTGACTTCCTATCTCCCGGACTTACCATACCCTACTATAATAGCGTTTTTCATAGCAATACAGAGGTAAGCAGGATTTTTCCCCTCTTCCCTCTTCCCTGCTCCCTGCTCCCTGCTCCCTGCTCCCTGCTTTATGCTCCCTGAAACCTGAAACATTTAAAACCGCTGTACCCTAGTTGCTAGTCAAGGTTTTATTTCTCAATTGGATCTCATAAATTTTAGCATCAACTAAAAAGCGATACCAAAAACCTTGCAAGAAATGGAAAATCATTCCTTCTTTACCATCCAAAAAGCCTAAGCCGATGACATAACGCAGTAAGAAGTAAATAAAGGCTCTCAAAAACAGGGGCGATCGTGCATAAAGATTTGTTTTGATCCACCGCCGCTGAGTGGCTTGAGAATGTTGACTGTCTTTCAACAAATCATCATTGCCATCGGCAATTGCACCTAGCATATCTTTTACTTCTCGGTCAGCATACCGGTTATGCTTATCTGTCCAGAAGTTTAAGCCTTTGTGATTTTCGTCGATAATGTCATGGTTGAGATTAGCAACTTTGCCTTGAGATAGGACAATATGTTCATCCATCCAGCGTTGTTCGCAGGTACCTATTCCGGTGCGCCAGACCCGGAGTAACCAGGTAGGATAGTAACCACCATTACGAATCCACCGTCCCATGAAAAAAACGCGACGTTTGACTTGATAGCCGGTAGTTTCCTCTGGAGTTTGGGGTAAAACATGTTTGAGTTCTGCTGCTAATTCAGGAGTGAGTCGTTCATCAGCATCCAGTCGCATTACCCAGGGAGTTTTAATGGGTAGGTTTTCTAGCCCCCAGTTGAGTTGTTTGGCATAATTTTCCCAGGGATGGTAAAAAACTTGGCAGTTTGCTTGTTTGGCAATTTCAACTGTTTGATCAGTACTGCCAGAGTCTACGATAAATATTTCTGCATCTAGGGATTTTAAGCTAGCCAAGCAGGTTGGTAAGTTTAGGGCTTCATTGTATGTTAAAACGATTACAGATAATCGCATTTTAATCTGATTTATTTAAGTTTAGAGCAACACAACATGGACTTCCATAGGTATGGCAATCTACCAGCAAACTTGAATTGAATATCTGTGTAGCCTTCTGTCTCCAAAAGCTTGCTTAAGGTTTTAACTGAGAAAAATTTAATGTGACCTCCATCCCAAAATACATGGAAGTGAGGATCCATTTTGCCGGAAACAGCAAGAACAAGATTTTTTAAATACCCGTGATAGGGTGTAGTTATAATTAAATGTCCTCCTGGGTTTATACATTTTCGAGCCAATCGTACTAATTCTTTGGGATAAAAAAAATGCTCAATAACCTCAACTGCAATAACAACGTCAAAAGCAAAAGCTCGGCTTTGGGTGAATCATAAATGCTGGCTTGAATAAACTGGCAATTAGGAAAATTTTGACTGGCAATTTCTGCGCCTGAAGGAGACTCTTCCATACCAACAACTTCGTAGCCTTGTTGAGCAATTAGATTACTGAGGCTACCATTTCCGCATCCAATGTCGAGAACTCGAAGTTTACCCCCCCCATTTAGCTTTAGCTTTTTCTGCAAGCATTGATAGTAGTGGAGTAGCCAAAAATCCATGGGCATTTGTTAAAGTATTACTTTGGTATAAATACTCATATTCTTTTAGATATTGTGTCATAATTACCTTGTTATTAGTTTTTAGGGAGAAACTAAATTTTTGTTAATAATGGAGGTGTAAGCTTCAATCATTTTTGTCGCAATTCTGTCCCAGGTATAGTTTTCTAGGATGAATTTACGAGCGCGAACACCCATTTCTTGAGCCTCTTGGGGAGCTTTCAAACATTTGATTAAAGCTTCAGAAATAGCATTGGCGTCAATATCAACGATATGAGCAGCTTTGGCAGTAGCTGCTTCAGGGAAATTGCAGCCTGTGGTAATGACGCAAGGTAAACCTGAAGCCATACCTTCTAGCACAGACATACTAAACCCTTCAGAGTAGGAAGGAGCAACATAAATACTAGCAGCGGCAAGGGCAGCAGATTTAAGAGAGCCTGTTAGCATCCCTGTAAAGGTAACAGCATCAAGGCAACCTGCGTTAGCAAAGTAGTCTTTGGCCGTAGGTAGAAAGCCAATGTTATCAGGACCTGCAATAATTAGGTGAGTGTCGGAAAATTTAGAATGTATCTTACCAAAAGCTGTGGCTAGCAAGTCTAATCCTTTTTTGGGGTCGATACGTCCTA includes:
- a CDS encoding XisI protein, with protein sequence MDKLNQYREAIKKILTDYSKIKPSFGDIDRYTSFDLENDHYQIISVGWEEHRRVYGCLIHIDIINDKIWIQYDGTEYGVANELTDVGIPKSDIVLAFHTPFMRQYSDFAVG
- a CDS encoding type II toxin-antitoxin system Phd/YefM family antitoxin: MPIASMPTPCSLLIAILKGLALTGTVIMYQIHVKEAEAKLAELLEAAATGEEVVILGNDGKSFRIVPMMAVQATPKFGSAKGLVKMSEDFDEPLEDFVEYAP
- a CDS encoding type II toxin-antitoxin system VapC family toxin is translated as MKLLLDTHTFLWFIEGSLNLSDLARNVIEDQGNQRFLSVASLWEISIKVSMNKLQLRMPFTELVKREVYGNAMELLEIKPEHLDELAKLFFHHKDPFDRLIIAQSLAEGMAVITKDKAFESYPITILW
- the hpsU gene encoding hormogonium polysaccharide biosynthesis acetyltransferase HpsU → MTTDLSKPPALELAPLVDLSKYDSSQFDRGRPSWLVLIWWLVQAIAFPLSLHNFNGFRRWLLQLFGAKIGKNVVIRPTARFTYPWKVEIGDYSWIGDDVVFYSIDRIRIGSHCIISQKCYLCTGSHDIKDPRFGLITAEIHVGNGAWIATDCFVAPGVEIGANAVIGARSSVFSNIPEQQVCWGTPARARYRREIGSRE
- a CDS encoding four helix bundle protein; protein product: MSNINNFKDLLIWQKAMDIAEKCYLLTKFFPKDELYGMVQQIRRAAVSIPANISEGYGRRSTPEYIRFLNIAQGSINELETHLILSSRVGLSKQDDIELIVSLLKEESRMIIALIRKLEQL
- a CDS encoding YdcF family protein; protein product: MKGKLSSRRPFINKPRFSYPRKTLSKIRVAFTLTILFITLTFIPIRLGLAHLQSPTPQLILTLGGGIARETFTAEFAQQHPNLDIWVSSGVATPQAQKVFKEAGIPDQRVHLDRRAIDTVTNFTSLVQDFQTHHIHHVYLITSDFHMRRSIAIAFFVFGSHGIAFTPVAIPSQRPEESWLRVLRDVGRSVVWIVTGRTGASLQYYLRA
- a CDS encoding glycosyltransferase family 2 protein, yielding MRLSVIVLTYNEALNLPTCLASLKSLDAEIFIVDSGSTDQTVEIAKQANCQVFYHPWENYAKQLNWGLENLPIKTPWVMRLDADERLTPELAAELKHVLPQTPEETTGYQVKRRVFFMGRWIRNGGYYPTWLLRVWRTGIGTCEQRWMDEHIVLSQGKVANLNHDIIDENHKGLNFWTDKHNRYADREVKDMLGAIADGNDDLLKDSQHSQATQRRWIKTNLYARSPLFLRAFIYFLLRYVIGLGFLDGKEGMIFHFLQGFWYRFLVDAKIYEIQLRNKTLTSN
- a CDS encoding methyltransferase domain-containing protein — translated: MAVEVIEHFFYPKELVRLARKCINPGGHLIITTPYHGYLKNLVLAVSGKMDPHFHVFWDGGHIKFFSVKTLSKLLETEGYTDIQFKFAGRLPYLWKSMLCCSKLK
- a CDS encoding class I SAM-dependent methyltransferase, producing the protein MPMDFWLLHYYQCLQKKLKLNGGGKLRVLDIGCGNGSLSNLIAQQGYEVVGMEESPSGAEIASQNFPNCQFIQASIYDSPKAELLLLTLLLQLRLLSIFFIPKN